One stretch of Pomacea canaliculata isolate SZHN2017 linkage group LG1, ASM307304v1, whole genome shotgun sequence DNA includes these proteins:
- the LOC112571515 gene encoding high affinity choline transporter 1-like, translating into MGLLVSLFTLTGSTISVIMDLSDILSITVSAVVAVVYTFLGGLRSVAYTDIVQLVCIAVGLAIACPFAVRNAAVDFSKLGSSWVGQVPTDQVGIFVDLFAVVALGGIPWQVYFQRILACSTTDFARLSSCVAAVMCALFAVPPALMGLGRSRHRSVRVTDWNSTSYLGEVPIPAEKMSLMLPLTLRYLCPRPVAIVGIGTLAAAVMSSADSSILSSATVFTNNIYRNALRSQASDRELVWVLRVAILVVGVISTGIAIVARSVYGLYVMCSDLMYVILFPQFTCVLFLPGTNSYGGLAGFVISLLLRLFGGESLIGLPAVLKFPLYSEQHGQRFPFRTVAMLCNLLAIVLGSKLTHVAFNRGWLSPSLDILHSFPHPLHPHSTRPWR; encoded by the exons ATGGGACTCCTTGTCTCTTTATTCACTCTCACAG GGTCAACGATCTCTGTCATCATGGACCTAAGCGACATTCTGTCCATCACAGTCTCTGCGGTGGTCGCCGTTGTCTACACTTTCCTTGGAGGTCTTCGTTCTGTGGCCTACACAGACATCGTTCAGCTCGTCTGCATCGCGGTTGGCCTG GCAATAGCTTGTCCGTTTGCTGTCCGAAACGCAGCCGTGGATTTCAGCAAGCTGGGTAGCAGCTGGGTGGGCCAGGTACCCACTGACCAAGTTGGCATCTTTGTCGACCTCTTCGCTGTTGTAGCCCTCGGCGGAATTCCTTGGCAG GTGTACTTTCAGCGCATCTTGGCCTGCAGCACCACGGACTTTGCTCGTCTGTCGTCGTGTGTGGCCGCCGTCATGTGCGCGCTGTTCGCCGTGCCGCCGGCGCTGATGGGGCTTGGCAGGAGCCGCCACAGGTCAGTCAGGGTCACAG ACTGGAACTCCACGTCTTACCTGGGCGAGGTGCCGATACCTGCTGAGAAGATGAGCTTAATGCTGCCACTGACCCTGCGTTACCTGTGTCCGCGCCCCGTGGCCATCGTGGGCATTGGTACCCTGGCGGCTGCCgtcatgtcgtctgctgactCGTCcatcctgtcgtctgctactgtCTTCACTAACAACATCTACCGCAACGCGCTCAGGTCGCAG GCCTCGGACAGAGAGCTGGTGTGGGTTCTGAGGGTCGCCATCTTGGTAGTGGGAGTCATCAGCACGGGCATCGCCATCGTAGCCAGGAGCGTGTACGGCCTGTACGTCATGTGCTCTGACCTCATGTACGTCATACTCTTCCCACAATTCACCTGCGTCCTCTTCCTGCCCGGCACCAACTCCTACGGCGGTTTGGCTGGCTTCGTCATCTCCCTTTTGCTGAGACTCTTCGGTGGGGAAAGTCTGATCGGCCTGCCTGCCGTCCTGAAATTCCCTTTGTACAGCGAGCAGCACGGCCAGCGCTTCCCCTTCAGGACTGTCGCCATGTTGTGCAACTTGCTTGCAATCGTCCTGGGATCCAAGCTCACCCACGTGGCTTTCAATCGCGGGTGGCTTTCCCCGTCTTTGGATATCCTCCACAGCTTTCCCCACCCCCTCCACCCTCACAGCACCCGGCCTTGGAGATGA